The Hominilimicola fabiformis genomic interval GGGCAGTGCCTGACGGTACACCGATATTTCCTGGCGAGCCGATTATTACGGTAAGAGGTCCTGTAATACAGGCGCAGTTTGTCGAAACGATGATTTTGCTTACGATAAACCACCAGAGCCTTATTGCGACTAAGGCAAACAGAATTGTAAGAGCCGCACAGGGCAGAGCTGTTATGGAGTTCGGCTCAAGACGCGCTCAGGGTTACAGTGCCGCAACTATCGGTGCAAGAGCCGCGTATATAGGCGGTGTTGCAGGTACGGCTTGTACTATTTCCGATGAACTTTACGGAGTGCCGGCACTTGGAACAATGGCACATAGTTGGGTACAGCTTTTTGACAGTGAATATGAGGCGTTTTATGCGTATGCGAAGAATTATCCGACAGGCTGTACTTTGCTTGTTGATACTTATAATGTGCTGAAATCGGGTATACCGAACGCAATTAAGGTTTTTGATGAAGTATTAAAACCCATGGGAGCAAGACCTAAGGGTGTAAGAATTGATTCGGGCGATATAACGTATTTGTCTAAAAAGTGCCGTAAAATGCTTGACGACGCAGGTTATCCGGATTGTCAGATAGTTGCGTCAAATTCACTTGACGAGTATATAATTCGTGATATGCTTTTGCAGGGTGCTAAGATTGATATGTTCGGTGTGGGTGAAAGACTTATAACGTCTAAGTCAGAGCCTGTATTCGGCGGTGTGTATAAACTTGTGGCGGTTGAAGATAATGACGAAAATATTATTCCGAAGATTAAGATTAGTGAAAATGTTGTAAAGATTACAACACCGGGATTTAAACAGGTGCATAGATTATATTCAAAGAGCGACAGCCGTGCGATTGCGGACGTTATTACAATGCACGGTGAAACTATCGATAACAACAAACCGTACACAATATTTGATCCCGAACATACGTGGAAGAAGAAAACTGTTACGGACTTTTATTCACGAGAATTGCTAAAACCTATATTTGAAAAGGGTAAGTGCGTGTATGAATGTCCCGACCTTAATGTACTTCGCGAATATTGTAAAATGGAGATTGACGGACTTTGGGACGAGGTTAAGAGATTTGAAAATCCTCATACTTATTACGTTGATTTGTCGGAGAAATTGTGGAATTTAAAGCATACAATGCTTGAAGAATATCAAGATTGACAGAGGTTAAGAAAATAATGGATACGAAATTATTTCATACAGATGATAACGAAATTGCCGAGGCTGGCGAAATATTGAGAAACGGCGGACTGGTCGCATTTCCGACTGAAACAGTTTACGGTTTGGGTGCGTCAGCTTTTGATTCGGACGCAGCTAAGAAAATTTATGCCGCAAAGGGCAGACCATCCGATAATCCGCTTATAGTGCATATATGCGATAAAGGGCAGATAAAAGATATTGCGGAGGAAATACCGGAAAGTGCAAAGAAAGTTATAGATAATTTTATGCCGGGACCCGTGACAATTATTTTAAAGAAAAAATCGGTTGTACCCAATGATGTTACGGCAGGACTTAATACTGTTGCAATACGTTTTCCGTTACATGAAACGGCTCAGAAACTTATAAAAGCGGCAGGTGTTCCGATTGCCGCACCGAGTGCAAATCTTTCGGGAAAACCGAGTCCGACAAAGGCAAAGCACGTTGTAAAGGATATGACGGGAAGAATTGACGCTATAATTGACGGTGGCGAATGTAATGTGGGTGTGGAGTCGACAATCGTTGATTTTACAGGTGAAAAGCCGGTTATATTAAGACCGGGCGGCGTGACGTATGACGATTTGAAAGGCATAGGTCTTGACGTTGAAATAGATAAAAATATATTACATTCCATTGCGGCAGATGAAGTGCCGAAATGTCCGGGTATGAAGTATAAACATTATGCGCCTAATGCGGAAGTAACCGTTGTTGAGGGTGAAAAAGACGCGGTGCAGAGTAAGATAAAGGAACTTCTTGAACAGACTGAGGGGAAAGTAACGGGAGTGCTTACAATGTACGGTGCAGTGTATGATAAAGCAGTGATGCTTTCGGCAGGAAGTACAAATAAAGAGTATGCAAAAAACTTGTTTGCGGCATTGCGTGAATTTGATGAACTTGGCGTTGAAGTGGTATTTGCCGAATTTTCCGAAAAAGACGGCTACGGACTTGCAGTGAAAAACAGATTGTATAAAGCGGCGGCTCAGAGAGTAATCCACGTCTAAAACCGAAAAATCGCCCACAGCACCACTTTTGCTTGGGGCGGTACAATTAGTAGGGGCGATCATTGGTCGCCCGCAAGAAACACCCCACAGTCGACGTTGTCGACAGCTCCCCTCAATGGGAGCCTTGCGGAAATTAGCGAATACCCAAAAGCCTCTCCTTGAGGAGAGGTGTCACGAAGTGACGGAGTGGTGGCATGGCGGTACAATATGTAGGGGCGATCATCGGTTGCCCGCAAGAAACACCCCACAGTCGACGTTGTTGACAGTTCCCCTCAATGGGAGCCTTGTGAAAGTCAGCGAATACCAAAAAGCCTCTCCTTGAGGAGAGGTGTCACGATAGTGACGGAGTGGTGGCAAAGCGAGATACGTAGAGGCAATCATCGATTGCCCGAACAAGTGTGGTGGCATACCAAAATACGAAAGGAGATACGAAATTTATGAATATATTATTTGTATGTACAGGCAACACGTGCCGAAGTGCGATGGCGGCAGCGATAATGGACAAAATCGCTGTTGAAAACGACCTTGATGTATTTATCGAATCAGCCGGAATATTTGCCGAGGACGGTCAAGGTGCAAGTGAAAATGCGATTAAAGCACTTATGAAATACGGCATAGACTTATCAGGCCACAGAACACAGCCTGTAACGGAGGACCTTATAAAGCAATGCGATTTAATCCTAACAATGACAGAGGGACACAAGCAAATACTTGAGCCTTTGGCAAAAGGCAAGGTATACACATTACTTGAATATGCAGGTTCAAGCGGTGACATATCCGATCCTTACGGCGGTGACCTTGAAGAATATGAAGAAGTTGCACAAGAGATTTATGACGCGCTTGTAGACGTTGCGGAAAAAATCGCAGATATGCAAAGTAAAAAGTGATATGAAAAATATTACGATAACACGAATGACAGATGATGACGTTTCGGAAATTGCGGAGCTTGAAAAAAAGTGCTTTGCAGTTCCGTGGTCGGAAAAATCTTTTCGCGACGAAATGCAAAACAAACTTGCGGTGTATTTTGTCGCAAAGGATAACGGTAAGTGTATCGGCTATGCAGGGTTTTGGAACGTGTCGGGTGAGGGTGATATAACAAATGTCGCGGTACTTCCCGAATACAGAAAAAACGGAATAGGCAGTATGCTTATCAGTGAAATGATAAAAACAGCCGTTACATTAAAGCTGGAGCTTTTAACTCTTGAAGTCCGCAAAAGTAATATAGCGGCACAAGGGCTTTACAAAAAATACGGTTTTGATATAATAGGCGAGAGAAAAAGATATTACAGTGATAACGGTGAGGACGCTTGGATAATGACGAAAAGCTTTGAACCGTGTGAGGAGTGATAACGTGCTTATACTTGGAATTGAAAGTTCATGTGACGAAACTGCGGCAGCTGTCGTAAAAGACGGCAGAGAGGTTTTGTCTAACGTAATAAATACGCAGATAGCATTGCATAAAAAATTCGGCGGTGTTGTACCGGAGGTTGCGTCAAGACGACACATTGAAACGATTGACGCGGTTATAGACGGGGCATTGGAGGAGGCAAACGTAACATTTGACGATATTGACGCGATTGCGGTTACATACGGTCCGGGTCTTGTCGGTGCGTTGCTTGTCGGAGTATCAACGGCAAAAGCACTTGCGTTTGCACTTAACAAACCGCTTGTGCCGGTACATCACATAAAGGGACACATAATGGCTAATTTTGTGGCACACAAAGATTTAGAACCGCCGTTTGTATGTCTTGTTGCGTCAGGCGGACACAGTCATATTGTGAGCGTTGAGGATTACACGCATCTTGAAATAATGGGCAGAACACGTGACGATGCGGCAGGTGAGGCGTTTGACAAAATAGCTCGTGTGCTTGGTTTGGGTTATCCGGGCGGTCCGCTTATTGATAAACTTGCCAAAGAGGGTAATCCGAAAGCGGTTGATTTCCCACGCGTGAGAATGGATAAAAATTCGCTTGATTTCTCATTCAGCGGTGTTAAAACAGCGGTCATAAATTATCTTCACAAACTTGAACAAAACGGTGAAGAATATAATAAAGCCGACATTGCCGCAAGCTTTCAGGATGCGGTTACGGACGTTTTGTGTGAACACACGATAGAGGCGGCAGAACAGAAAAACAGCAAGATTATCGCACTTGCAGGCGGTGTTGCGTCAAACAGTGCGTTGCGTGAAAAAATGACAAAACTTGCAGGCGAAAAGGGCATAAAAGTTGTATATCCGGAGCCTATACTTTGTACGGATAATGCAGTAATGATAGCCTGTGCGGGATATTACGGTTATCTTGAAAAGAATTTTGCGGATATGACGCTTAATGCGATACCGTCACTTTCATTATAAGGGGACACTAAAAACAGGGACACTAAAAGGAATATTGAATATGGAAAAATTATTTGTTGATTTAGGAAAAAAATCATACGATATACTTTTTTCGGATAGCTTTAACGGCTTTGCAAAAGCAATGTCGGATATAAATGCACCGAAAAAATTACTTGTTGTAACGGACAGTAACGTAGAAAAACTATATGCCGACGAAGTAAACGATTTACTTATAAAAAACGGCTACGATTCAAAAATATACGCATTTACGGCAGGTGAAGAAAACAAGGGTATGGATACAATACTCGGCATATGCGGTGCGTGTATCGAACACGAAATGGACAGAAAAAGTATGATTGTTGCACTTGGCGGCGGCGTGGTAGGAGATATGGCAGGATTTGCCGCGGCAATATTTATGCGCGGTATTGATTTTGTGCAAGTGCCTACAACACTACTTTCACAGTCGGACAGCTCTGTCGGCGGAAAAACAGGTATTGACTTTATGGAAAGCAAGAATATTTTAGGTGCTTTTCATCAGCCGAAACTTGTGTACATAAATGTGGCAACTTTGAAATCACTTCCGAACGAACAATTCGTTTCGGGTATGGGAGAGGTTATCAAGCACGGAATTATAAGAGACAGCGAGTTCTTTGATTATATCGAGAAAAACAGCGACAAGATAAAAACACTTGACAATGAAACGCTTATAAAGATGGATAAGATAAATTGTTCGATTAAGGCTGACGTTGTTGAGCAGGACGAAAAAGAAAACGGACTTCGTGCAATTCTCAATTTCGGTCATACAATCGGTCACGCGGTCGAATCGGCATATGATTTTAAGATGACTCACGGTGAGTGTGTCGGAATCGGTATGGTCGGTGCATCGTATATTGCGTATAAACGAAATATGATTGATG includes:
- a CDS encoding nicotinate phosphoribosyltransferase; protein product: MKNEMNLTMLTDFYEFTMMNGFFAEGYKDKIAYFDMFFRRVPEDGGFAIMAGVEQIIEYIKEINFTAEDIEYLRSKGIFKEEFLKYLENFKFECDVWAVPDGTPIFPGEPIITVRGPVIQAQFVETMILLTINHQSLIATKANRIVRAAQGRAVMEFGSRRAQGYSAATIGARAAYIGGVAGTACTISDELYGVPALGTMAHSWVQLFDSEYEAFYAYAKNYPTGCTLLVDTYNVLKSGIPNAIKVFDEVLKPMGARPKGVRIDSGDITYLSKKCRKMLDDAGYPDCQIVASNSLDEYIIRDMLLQGAKIDMFGVGERLITSKSEPVFGGVYKLVAVEDNDENIIPKIKISENVVKITTPGFKQVHRLYSKSDSRAIADVITMHGETIDNNKPYTIFDPEHTWKKKTVTDFYSRELLKPIFEKGKCVYECPDLNVLREYCKMEIDGLWDEVKRFENPHTYYVDLSEKLWNLKHTMLEEYQD
- a CDS encoding L-threonylcarbamoyladenylate synthase, whose protein sequence is MDTKLFHTDDNEIAEAGEILRNGGLVAFPTETVYGLGASAFDSDAAKKIYAAKGRPSDNPLIVHICDKGQIKDIAEEIPESAKKVIDNFMPGPVTIILKKKSVVPNDVTAGLNTVAIRFPLHETAQKLIKAAGVPIAAPSANLSGKPSPTKAKHVVKDMTGRIDAIIDGGECNVGVESTIVDFTGEKPVILRPGGVTYDDLKGIGLDVEIDKNILHSIAADEVPKCPGMKYKHYAPNAEVTVVEGEKDAVQSKIKELLEQTEGKVTGVLTMYGAVYDKAVMLSAGSTNKEYAKNLFAALREFDELGVEVVFAEFSEKDGYGLAVKNRLYKAAAQRVIHV
- a CDS encoding low molecular weight protein arginine phosphatase, whose amino-acid sequence is MNILFVCTGNTCRSAMAAAIMDKIAVENDLDVFIESAGIFAEDGQGASENAIKALMKYGIDLSGHRTQPVTEDLIKQCDLILTMTEGHKQILEPLAKGKVYTLLEYAGSSGDISDPYGGDLEEYEEVAQEIYDALVDVAEKIADMQSKK
- the rimI gene encoding ribosomal protein S18-alanine N-acetyltransferase, whose product is MKNITITRMTDDDVSEIAELEKKCFAVPWSEKSFRDEMQNKLAVYFVAKDNGKCIGYAGFWNVSGEGDITNVAVLPEYRKNGIGSMLISEMIKTAVTLKLELLTLEVRKSNIAAQGLYKKYGFDIIGERKRYYSDNGEDAWIMTKSFEPCEE
- the tsaD gene encoding tRNA (adenosine(37)-N6)-threonylcarbamoyltransferase complex transferase subunit TsaD — protein: MRSDNVLILGIESSCDETAAAVVKDGREVLSNVINTQIALHKKFGGVVPEVASRRHIETIDAVIDGALEEANVTFDDIDAIAVTYGPGLVGALLVGVSTAKALAFALNKPLVPVHHIKGHIMANFVAHKDLEPPFVCLVASGGHSHIVSVEDYTHLEIMGRTRDDAAGEAFDKIARVLGLGYPGGPLIDKLAKEGNPKAVDFPRVRMDKNSLDFSFSGVKTAVINYLHKLEQNGEEYNKADIAASFQDAVTDVLCEHTIEAAEQKNSKIIALAGGVASNSALREKMTKLAGEKGIKVVYPEPILCTDNAVMIACAGYYGYLEKNFADMTLNAIPSLSL
- the aroB gene encoding 3-dehydroquinate synthase, which produces MEKLFVDLGKKSYDILFSDSFNGFAKAMSDINAPKKLLVVTDSNVEKLYADEVNDLLIKNGYDSKIYAFTAGEENKGMDTILGICGACIEHEMDRKSMIVALGGGVVGDMAGFAAAIFMRGIDFVQVPTTLLSQSDSSVGGKTGIDFMESKNILGAFHQPKLVYINVATLKSLPNEQFVSGMGEVIKHGIIRDSEFFDYIEKNSDKIKTLDNETLIKMDKINCSIKADVVEQDEKENGLRAILNFGHTIGHAVESAYDFKMTHGECVGIGMVGASYIAYKRNMIDESTLNRIENVLDMYGFKIRVDLPEKEVVYGYMQKDKKKIAGKLKFVLPTKVGEVMQTTDVSKTEIFAAFDYITK